A stretch of Polypterus senegalus isolate Bchr_013 chromosome 5, ASM1683550v1, whole genome shotgun sequence DNA encodes these proteins:
- the LOC120529517 gene encoding insulin-like growth factor-binding protein 1, whose product MIGSSLNSLRLAVAFPLLFLAPVELVAEPIRCAPCTLEKLLNCPAVPAGCEEVIREAGCGCCSTCALRKGDLCGVYTARCGAGLRCYPRETDPNPLQSLTRGLAICMEESEVARIQSSRNTEQSELPGNENTEDIPVSLDQHSVHYETMGHVTHDQLQDPNNVAELQDNMKTKLSTIRRKPTEMAPCRIELKKALEKISRSQKTGERVNWFHLPNCERHGFYHTKQCETSLDGQRGKCWCVFPWNGKRIPGSPEVRSDPECQQYLDLQE is encoded by the exons atgatCGGATCCTCTTTGAACAGTCTGCGGCTGGCTGTGGCGTTCCCTCTTCTGTTCCTGGCCCCGGTGGAACTGGTGGCTGAGCCCATCCGCTGCGCTCCCTGTACTCTCGAAAAGCTGCTAAACTGTCCGGCCGTGCCCGCAGGTTGCGAAGAGGTGATTAGGGAGGCGGGCTGCGGCTGCTGTTCTACTTGCGCCCTGCGCAAAGGCGACCTATGCGGTGTGTACACGGCACGTTGTGGTGCCGGCCTGCGCTGCTACCCACGAGAGACGGACCCTAATCCTCTCCAGTCACTGACGCGAGGGCTGGCCATTTGCATGGAAGAGTCCGAAGTGGCAAGAATTCAGTCGTCGAGGAACACAG AGCAATCTGAACTGCCTGGAAATGAGAATACAGAAGACATTCCAGTATCCTTAGACCAGCATTCAGTCCACTATGAAACAATGGGTCACGTGACACATGACCAACTCCAGGATCCTAACAATGTGGCCGAATTGCAAGACAACATGAAGACTAAGCTCAGTACAATAAGAAGAAAGCCCACTGAGATG GCACCTTGTCGGATTGAGCTGAAAAAAGCACTTGAGAAAATATCTAGGTCTCAGAAAACTGGTGAAAGAGTCAACTGGTTCCACCTTCCTAATTGTGAGAGACATGGATTTTATCATACAAAACAG TGTGAAACCTCATTGGATGGCCAGCGTGGAAAATGCTGGTGTGTCTTCCCATGGAACGGGAAAAGAATTCCTGGATCTCCTGAAGTTCGTAGTGACCCAGAATGTCAGCAGTACCTGGATTTGCAAGAATAA